TGTCAATAGAACTCGCATCAAAGCCCTGAGCAAAGAGGAAAGCAGGGTCGGCACTGAGCACCTGCTGCGCATATTGATCGGCGAGCTCGGCATGACCGAGGGCTCGGTGCGCGCGGGCCAGGGCTGCGCGCGCTGCCAGGTCCAGCGATACGCCGTCGGGCAGTTCAGCGTTGGTGTCAAGCGCATTTTCCAGATCACTGATCGCGCGTTCCAGGAGCTGGGCCGCTGCTACGGGCGTGCCATCTTGCTCTACCGGGGCGGCGACGAAGTTTTCGCCCAGCATGAGATAAGCCATGCCCCGGTAGTAGCGGGCTTCGGCCAATTGTTCAGGGGTAGCCCGGCTGTCTGCAGGCGCCACTTCGTTAAGCAGAAAGTCAGCCAGAGCGCGCAGCTCCTGCAAGTTCCAGTAGGGACCAGTAAAGCGGCTGGTCCGGTCCAGATCTACGGGCTTAATATCACGGGGAAAGTCATAGACCGTGCCGCCCAGTCCCGTGCCGTTGATTGAGAAGTTGTCGGTAACGAACTCTGTGATAACCACCACGGCACCCAGCGCCCGGGCAAACTGGGCACGCAGTCCAGGAAGCAGGGCTGCAACCGGTTCTGGCGCCTGTTGGAAGTCTTCCAGGGTCGTGCGCGGGTTTTCCACGCGGGTGGGATCAAGGAAATCACACCCGGCGCCATAAAGACCCAGGAGCAACAGGCAGGTTGCCAGAGCAATCAGACGAATATTGCGTCGCATAGCCTTAACGGAATGGTTTTCCATCGCGTTAGAGGGTTACCTGGACAGCAAAGCGGAACTGGCGTGGCGGCGATAAGGTGATGCTCTGCACGCCTCCCAGTTGGAGGTCTCCGGGGGCGGCCCAGCCCGCCAGTTCCGGGTCAACCAGGTCTTGTTTGGCGAACGTGTAGACGTTGCGGACGCTGAAGGTCACGCTAGCGCGTTGCACGGGCAGGTTTTGCAGCAGGGTGCGCGGTATGCTGTAGCGTAACGAGAGCTCACGAATCTTGAGATAATCGCCGTTTTTGAGCAGGGCAATAAATGCTTCCCGGTAGCGGAATTTGCCAATCTCATTACCGTTGAGGTCATAGCGCGTGGGAAAGACCGTGCGTTCAATGCCATTGAACGAAGCCCAGGCGCTTCCATAGTCGGCCACGAGGCTTCCAGTAGCCCAGTCGGCCAGTGCATAGAACTGCAGCCGGTTGTCAAACAGCGACAGGGTGGTCGAGATGGATCCTGTTTTGGTAGGATAAGGCGTCTTCCCAATAAACTGGAACTCCGAATCGTCCGGCAAGCCGTCTCCGTTGGTGTCGATAGGCACCGTTACGTACCACTCTCCGACCGGATGGCCCTCTTCAACGCGCTGCCAGGGTTCAAAGATGGCAAAAGGTGGAGCTCCCCCCATGTCGACCATCCGGTTTCGGAAGCCATGGTAGCTAAGTCCAATCGACCATTGCAGGTCCCGGCGGTTGAACACGTACACTTCGGCAGCCAGTTCGATGCCCGTGTTTTCGATAACGCCCACGTTGCGTAGCTGGGTACCTTTGCCGGTTACAGGTTGCTCGGGCACGTAAAGCAGGGCATCGCTCGTGCGCGCTCTGTAAAATGTCACGTTCAAGCTGAGTCGATTCTGAAGCAGCAGCGCATCAAACCCTGCTTCCAGCGTTGCGGTGCGTTCGGGCTTTAGTTCAGGGTTGCCCGGATTGTCGAAGCGGGGAGCGCTTTCGCCTCGGAAGGGAGTAGCCTGGAAGGTGACGTCCCGTGCAAAGGGGGAGGGGAACTTTCCTGTCTCTCCATAAGCGGCCCGCAGCTTCAAAACCGAGATGTAGCGGGCCAGGGTACCTCGCCAGAAGGGTTCATCATGAATGTTGTAGGAAATCCCGATTTTGGGATAAGCTTGTAGACCTACGTCCTTACCGAAAGCGCTGTTGCCATCCAGTCGCAGGCCGGCCTCCAGAAACAGCCGGTCAAAGAAGCTAAGCTGTTCCTGGAAGAAGATGCCGCCGTTGAAGATCTGGGTGCGGGTCTCTTCGGCTGTAACCGTGGCCGCTTCGTCCAGATCTTCGGTGCCAGGCAGGGCGAAGGTTGTTCCCGTGGCAGTGATGATGCTTTCATCCTCGCGAAAGCCCTGCACGCCAAACGTAAACGTTGAGGAGACAGGGCCAAGCTGGGGATAGTTGATCGTCCCCACATATTCCAACGTTACGACGGAGAAATCGCGGTTGTAGCGGCTTAGTTCGCCGCGGTCTCCCGACACCGGTTCAAACTCAATGGGCAAAAACACGCGCTGTTCGTTGGCGCGCATGTCGATACCCACGGTTAGCCTGGTGCTAAACAGAGGGGATGGCGTAAACCGAATCGTCGAGCCGGCAGTGAACCGGTGAACCCCTTCGTTAACGTCGGGCAACAGGAAGATGCGCAGCGCCTCTTCAAAGGTTTCGGCGCCGCTAAAGAACAGGGCGTCGCCTACTTCGAAAGTAGTCAGCGGGTCGAAAATGGACTGGCCGTTGAAAAGCCGCTGGAACTGAGAGCGTACATACGAGCCCGAAAACGAAACCTCCAGCTCGGGGCGAACCCTGGCCTGCAGGTTGGCCCGCAGCGCGTACAGGGTGTTTTCGTTTTTGGGCTGCACGCCGGTATCATGTTGCAGGCGTCCACTTACATTGTACGTAAATGTTGGCGAGCCACCCGAAAAGCCTACGTAGTAGTTCTGATAGAACCCGTTTTTCAGAAAGTGGTCGCGAATAAAGCTGGTTTTGCCATAGTTCGGGTCGTTAGGATCTTCGCGCGTTTGGGGAAACGAAAAGCCGGTATCTTTGAGAAAACGGGTCTCCGGTTGGTCGAAGCCCAGCTCGGTGCGAATCGTAACCGTGGAGCGACCGGCCTGTCCGCGCTTCGTAAAGATCTGGATAACGCCGGAGGCAGCGTCCGATCCATAGAGCGTGCTTGCGGCTCCTCCTCGTGTGATTTCAATGCGTTCAATGTCGCTGGTAATTAGCTCAGCCAGTGCCGAGGTCAGTTCGCCTCCCAGGCTGAAGCTGGTGCCCAGCTCGGTGTCAACGCGAATGCCATCGATGTAGATGACGGGAGTCTGGCTACCAATGACGCTTGTGATGCCTCGGAAATCAATCAGGGCAGCCTGGCCCGGCTGGGCACTCTGCAACCGAATTGTGGCACCGGCCACGCGTCCCTGCAGCAATTGATCGACCGAGAGCACCGGCGCTTCCTCAATATCGCGCGTTGTCAATACCGCTACATCAGTCGCGAGCTTGCGGCGCGCCACGCTGGTTCCCTGACCCGTTACCACTACCTCGTCCAGTTGCAACAGATCTTCTTCCAGCGTAATGTCCTGCGTAACGGTAGCTCCCGGTTGCAACGTGACCACAAGCCGGCCCTCACGATATCCTATGAAGCGTGCAACCACCTCATAGGTGCCGGCCGGCAGATCTTCAATGCGATAGCGGCCTTCCACATCTGTAGCCGCTCCGCGCATCAGAGAAGGAATGACCACATTGGCGCCCGGCAGCGGCTCACCTGTCCGTGCGTCCAACACGCGGCCCTGCAAGGTAGCAGGCTGTGCCTGAGCGGTTGTTGTCCAGAGCAGGCAACCGAAAAGGAACAGTAAACCGTTTCGCATGGCTGCGATATACTGTGCATTGTTCTTTAATATATCACCCATACTAATGACCGCGTTGCTATAATGCAAGAAGAAATTGGAGGAGCATCAACGAATACGGCGCCGCATGATTGAGGCGTTGCTGCGAGATCTGGAGGCCCTGGCGCGGATGCTGGAATCGGATCTCATTGAACAGGGCATCTGTCGGCTGGGAGCTGAACAGGAGTTGTTTCTGGTAGATGCCTGTGGCAATCCGGTACCGGTAGCCGAACAGGTACTGGCGCAGAATCGCGATCCTCACCTGGTACCTGAGCTGACGCGCTTCAACTTAGAGCTCAACCTGGATCCTGTCCAGCTTGAAGGCAATGGGCTTCGTCTATTAGAACGACAGCTTGTGCAACGACTGGCTCATGCGCGGGCGCTGGCTCGCGAACTGGGCCATGACATTGCGCTGTGTGGGATTCTGCCTACCATCCATCTGTCGGATCTCGCGCTGGAAAATATGACGCCTCGGCCGCGCTACATGCAACTGAATGAGGTGATCACACAGTTACGAGGAGGGCCTATTCAACTGCAGATCACAGGCATTGACGAGCTGTTTGTGCAGTTGGACTCCATAATGGTGGAGGGCTGCAATGCCAGTTTCCAGGTGCACCTGCAGGTTGACCCCGACGCTTTCGCACCGTTCTATAATGCGGCTCAGGTAGCTGCGGCGCCGG
The genomic region above belongs to Rhodothermus profundi and contains:
- a CDS encoding SusC/RagA family TonB-linked outer membrane protein codes for the protein MRNGLLFLFGCLLWTTTAQAQPATLQGRVLDARTGEPLPGANVVIPSLMRGAATDVEGRYRIEDLPAGTYEVVARFIGYREGRLVVTLQPGATVTQDITLEEDLLQLDEVVVTGQGTSVARRKLATDVAVLTTRDIEEAPVLSVDQLLQGRVAGATIRLQSAQPGQAALIDFRGITSVIGSQTPVIYIDGIRVDTELGTSFSLGGELTSALAELITSDIERIEITRGGAASTLYGSDAASGVIQIFTKRGQAGRSTVTIRTELGFDQPETRFLKDTGFSFPQTREDPNDPNYGKTSFIRDHFLKNGFYQNYYVGFSGGSPTFTYNVSGRLQHDTGVQPKNENTLYALRANLQARVRPELEVSFSGSYVRSQFQRLFNGQSIFDPLTTFEVGDALFFSGAETFEEALRIFLLPDVNEGVHRFTAGSTIRFTPSPLFSTRLTVGIDMRANEQRVFLPIEFEPVSGDRGELSRYNRDFSVVTLEYVGTINYPQLGPVSSTFTFGVQGFREDESIITATGTTFALPGTEDLDEAATVTAEETRTQIFNGGIFFQEQLSFFDRLFLEAGLRLDGNSAFGKDVGLQAYPKIGISYNIHDEPFWRGTLARYISVLKLRAAYGETGKFPSPFARDVTFQATPFRGESAPRFDNPGNPELKPERTATLEAGFDALLLQNRLSLNVTFYRARTSDALLYVPEQPVTGKGTQLRNVGVIENTGIELAAEVYVFNRRDLQWSIGLSYHGFRNRMVDMGGAPPFAIFEPWQRVEEGHPVGEWYVTVPIDTNGDGLPDDSEFQFIGKTPYPTKTGSISTTLSLFDNRLQFYALADWATGSLVADYGSAWASFNGIERTVFPTRYDLNGNEIGKFRYREAFIALLKNGDYLKIRELSLRYSIPRTLLQNLPVQRASVTFSVRNVYTFAKQDLVDPELAGWAAPGDLQLGGVQSITLSPPRQFRFAVQVTL